From the genome of Anopheles funestus chromosome 2RL, idAnoFuneDA-416_04, whole genome shotgun sequence:
CATTGGAGCTGGTGTAAGTGTCTAAGTTAGAGTTAGAGTAGCTGTCTATCTTGGAACTGGAGTAGCTGTTGGAGCTGGAGTATGTGGGATACTCCTCATAAGCGCCAACGCCAATAGCGACGTCATTGTCGCCGGTGATATAATCATCAAAATTACTAGTGCCTGAACGTTCCTCATGGTACGTAGTAACTACGTTTGACGACTTGGCGATGGACGAGCCAGAATCGATTGAGACGATCTGCGAATACGATGGGATCGTATCAATCACAACCGTTGGCGCGCTAGCCACTATGTTGCTGCTATGAATAGTGCTGGTCGTTGCTCCACTAGccacgttgctgctgctgctgatagaTGAAGCAGTGGACGTACATGTTGCTTGAGCGTAGATCGTTCGAACACACATGCCTCCCTGTAGCGTGTATCCATTTGAGCAATAGGGAGTAGAGGAGGTCACCTTGGTTACGCACATGCCATCCTTTAGTACGGCGGTTCCTCGGCATTGGGCCCGTACCTTCGACACCTTTGTACAGCGACCGTACGCATACCGGTAGTCATCCGAGCATCGAGGTCGACCGATGACACAGTAATTATCCTGTAGATTTCCTCCTTGCGGACAGCTCGGTTGCGATGTCTCACGCCGTATGCATCCGTCACGACGCATCTCGTAATCTACGGGACAGTTCGGACCAGGTGCGACACAATTTCCATCCTGCAAGAATCCACGAGCGCACGTCAGCTTAACGACACGCTGCTTCACACAAAGGTTGCCACGGAGCTGGTAGCCTGGTGCACAAGTAGCACTACGCACACAGCGCCCATCGGTGATGACTGTACCGGGTGGACATTCTGGTGAGCTGTATTCAGCACGGATGCATTCCCCGCGAACCATATTGTAGCCAGGTTCACAAGACGGACCATCACCAATACAGAGGTTATCGCGTAGAATGCTTCCATAAGGACAGGCAAGCGTGCGACGAACGTCCCGCTCACATACTCCTCCCTTCAGCGAAAAACCAGACGGACATATTAACCGGTGTGAAATGCATCGATCGCCAAGCACTTGGAATTCATATGGACAGTTGATCGGTTGTCTGTCCAATTTTGTACATTGTCCGGCTGAGAACGTGTAACCAACTTCGCAGTGTGGTGGTCGAACTAGTACGCAGACATTGTCACGCAGGCGCGTATCAGGTGGGCATACCGGTCGTCGATATTCTGTTTTCACGCAACGATTTCCGATATACTCGTAACCATGCTCACAGGTAGGACTGCCAACCACGCACAAGTCACGTACAAGACGTGCTGATGGTGGACACGATGCAGAACGTTGTTCCGAACGAACACACATGCTTCCCTCTAGTCGGAATCCGGGCGAACAGCTTATTTGCGAGATACATTCTTCATCGGCAAGCACAAATCCACTCGGACAACTAATAGACGTATGCTCTTCGCGTTGGCACATACTCCGATGCAGATAGTAGCCAGAGGGACAGCTAGGAGTACTTACACAGTAACCCTGTCTTTTGGTGCTTCCGTCCGCACAGGTGGCGGGCTTTTCCGTCACGGTAACACATGCTCCTCCCATATTGCGATAGCCTGACGGGCAGGTTGGTCGCGTGTGG
Proteins encoded in this window:
- the LOC125761912 gene encoding uncharacterized protein LOC125761912, with amino-acid sequence MVRGECIRAEYSSPECPPGTVITDGRCVRSATCAPGYQLRGNLCVKQRVVKLTCARGFLQDGNCVAPGPNCPVDYEMRRDGCIRRETSQPSCPQGGNLQDNYCVIGRPRCSDDYRYAYGRCTKVSKVRAQCRGTAVLKDGMCVTKVTSSTPYCSNGYTLQGGMCVRTIYAQATCTSTASSISSSSNVASGATTSTIHSSNIVASAPTVVIDTIPSYSQIVSIDSGSSIAKSSNVVTTYHEERSGTSNFDDYITGDNDVAIGVGAYEEYPTYSSSNSYSSSKIDSYSNSNLDTYTSSNVDTNDVTSSYDFEVTVPKKSEDASGTATEVVREKRCTVVGPRVCMNYGGSWSCEQHQYHDIASSYCESESTVIQLVANHHIAYNGTVFVMAPNEAEDEGYDESYDEDEELEGSTLDCSQCEDESYSCSKRCFTYDQCDSCTTIKLEQFCMTANSSMMCQYTKMGR